The following are from one region of the Mycolicibacterium helvum genome:
- a CDS encoding aspartate/glutamate racemase family protein, with protein sequence MIRIWVINPNTTQAMTDTIAKCAAAVAGPEVTLTGVTSEIGPESIESHYDEALAVPGVLRAIQRGEQEGVDGYVIACFGDPGLEAAREIAAGPVIGIAEAAMQAASHLGRGFSIITTLARTIGQSAHLAERYGMQRFCRGIHACEIPVLDLDRDPNARKVITEACRDAIEADRSDAVVLGCAGMADMCGEISAELGVPVVDGVSAATLTVQSLVTMGLRTSKRGEYATPPVKRYLSGVPPAG encoded by the coding sequence GTGATCCGGATCTGGGTGATCAACCCCAACACCACCCAGGCCATGACCGACACGATCGCGAAATGCGCTGCGGCGGTCGCCGGGCCGGAGGTGACCCTCACCGGTGTCACCTCCGAGATAGGGCCGGAGTCGATCGAAAGTCACTACGACGAGGCACTGGCGGTGCCCGGCGTATTGCGGGCAATCCAGCGAGGCGAGCAAGAAGGCGTCGACGGCTACGTGATCGCCTGTTTTGGTGATCCCGGCCTCGAGGCCGCTCGTGAGATCGCTGCTGGACCGGTCATCGGTATCGCTGAGGCGGCGATGCAGGCCGCTAGCCACCTCGGCCGTGGCTTTAGCATCATCACCACACTGGCGCGCACTATCGGACAATCGGCTCATCTCGCGGAACGCTATGGCATGCAGCGGTTCTGCCGTGGCATCCATGCCTGCGAGATACCGGTCTTGGACCTCGACAGGGATCCGAACGCACGCAAGGTCATCACCGAGGCGTGCCGTGACGCGATCGAGGCCGATCGATCGGACGCCGTTGTGCTTGGCTGCGCGGGGATGGCCGATATGTGCGGGGAGATCTCGGCCGAGTTGGGTGTACCGGTGGTGGACGGGGTGAGCGCCGCGACGCTGACGGTGCAGTCGCTGGTGACCATGGGTTTGCGAACCTCGAAACGAGGGGAGTATGCAACACCACCGGTGAAGCGCTATCTGTCGGGAGTTCCTCCGGCGGGGTGA